The following are encoded together in the Periplaneta americana isolate PAMFEO1 chromosome 5, P.americana_PAMFEO1_priV1, whole genome shotgun sequence genome:
- the LOC138700034 gene encoding glucose-6-phosphate exchanger SLC37A2-like isoform X1, with amino-acid sequence MARLRVLQAFIFICVWVLYASTYLVRKPLGAIKVGMKEELGFSQIQLGWLDTAMLLPYSVAQMVLGTAADRMGPRRTVTICLGIAGLSMFSFGSWNNFGVLLVLIFINGAAQGPVWPACCKCISAWFSDLQLNSVFGFINTAAFGGSIIASGLAAYLYSEYGWRFVHCPLSVVVLILAIVAWLILKMPKDYHIVIPGKEPIEDKTVTSNKEKNSFFALWRLPMVLELAVAMLCNKVVRYFIYLWFPVYLMKELEYSAANTGLLVSLFDVGGIAGSIFLGMAADRYNSLVLTLFATVAGTAGFLLFNFTASWGMTYNSIMLSIGGFCVCGLDALLGGSVAVKIGEKDGSNVGAAVAGLINGFGSMGAVIQGPLIGFMSDMYGWNSVFLLVVGLLSLSSFLILKAIYIERRQTIMNSMMHVENGITVH; translated from the coding sequence ATGGCTCGTTTAAGAGTTCTTCAAGCCTTCATTTTCATATGTGTGTGGGTGCTATATGCATCAACTTACCTAGTCCGAAAACCACTTGGAGCAATAAAGGTCGGAATGAAAGAAGAGCTAGGGTTTAGTCAGATTCAACTTGGTTGGCTTGACACAGCAATGTTGCTGCCATATTCTGTAGCACAGATGGTATTAGGAACGGCTGCCGACCGCATGGGACCTCGGCGCACTGTAACTATTTGCTTAGGAATTGCTGGACTCAGTATGTTTTCTTTTGGATCATGGAACaattttggagttcttttagtgttaatatttattaatggTGCTGCTCAGGGTCCAGTGTGGCCGGCTTGCTGTAAATGTATATCAGCATGGTTTTCTGATCTTCAACTTAACTCTGTGTTTGGATTTATAAATACAGCAGCATTTGGTGGAAGCATTATTGCATCAGGTTTGGCAGCATATTTATATAGTGAATATGGTTGGCGTTTTGTACACTGTCCATTGTCTGTTGTTGTATTGATTTTGGCTATAGTAGCATGGCTAATACTAAAAATGCCGAAGGACTATCACATTGTCATCCCAGGAAAAGAGCCAATAGAAGATAAGACTGTcacatccaacaaggaaaagaACTCGTTCTTTGCATTGTGGCGTTTGCCTATGGTGTTAGAGTTGGCAGTGGCTATGTTGTGTAACAAGGTAGTGCGCTATTTTATATACCTTTGGTTTCCTGTTTATTTAATGAAGGAATTGGAATATTCTGCTGCTAATACTGGTTTACTAGTATCTCTGTTTGATGTGGGTGGCATAGCTGGTAGTATATTCTTAGGAATGGCAGCTGATCGGTATAACTCTCTTGTACTCACTTTATTTGCAACAGTTGCTGGAACAGCTGGAttcttactttttaattttactgcATCCTGGGGAATGACCTACAATTCAATTATGCTTAGTATAGGTGGTTTTTGTGTATGTGGATTAGATGCTCTTCTAGGCGGCTCAGTAGCAGTAAAGATAGGTGAGAAAGACGGTAGTAATGTTGGTGCTGCAGTTGCTGGCCTTATAAATGGCTTTGGCAGCATGGGTGCTGTAATTCAAGGGCCATTGATTGGATTCATGTCAGACATGTACGGTTGGAACTCTGTATTCCTCCTAGTTGTTGGTTTACTGTCACTCAGTTCCTTTTTAATTCTAAAAGCTATTTATATAGAGAGAAGGCAGACAATAATGAACAGCATGATGCATGTAGAAAACGGTATTACTGTTCACTAG